agtgttttcgtccatacgtacgacatgacctgacctagccagcgcatgtgtttttgataaccctagtgaaattttatataatatttattgaattatttctaCTTTGACTTTTCtcttaaaattagttaaaaataaatttatttgctccAGGAAAATACTTCTCGTTAAATGTGGTGTGGGTTCTTgcgaataaaatacattttcatctatgatttttcaaattatttcacCAAAATTTTATCCAAGAAACTCAACTCCACCCTAGGTTAGGCTAGGTTGAGTCTTACGATGACCCTGGGACTTTAGGAGCCCAAAATTACCTCTTTTCCGGAATCTTACTGTTGGGTGGTGCCTATACTGACTCGTTCATTTGCTTCACAGCTACGCGAGGTGTTAATCCCCATTCAGGGcccactattttttttttttttacgtgttAAGTGCTGTTGCTGCTTTCTTTACTCTACCGTCCAAGTGTGCTTTCCATGACAGCTTCCTGTCTAAAATTAGTCCCAAATAGCTTGCCTTATTTCCTATTACTCGTCTGGTATCACCCGCCGTGGAAagctgaggaagaggaagacctctactccgctGGAAAgaacaagtggagaaggacctggctagaCATGGAAActgcaattggcgccaaacagcgacgcgctgttgtaaatgcggctataaccgcgtacgcggtgtctaagccaataaagaagaagaagtttgtgTACCTTTTAGTAATGGCGTCGTAATTTCTGGAATATTGTATTTCTTAGTGCATATTAATAGCTCCGTCTTGCTAGCGTTCAAGTTTAGTCGGCATGATACGGCCCATTGATATCATTTAAAAGTGTCTGCACAAGGTCTGCGAGGATTTTCGGGAGTTTACCTCTAACCAAAACTGCCGCATTATCAACATAGGCCACAACATGTACCCCCTTATTTTCCAGATCCACCAACATTTTGTTCATTGTTAGGATCCAGAGAAGTGGAGATAACACGCCTGCACCAAGCATTGAAATTATTGACCTGTCCAGGATCTTCTGTATAATTAATTTCCTGAGAGGCTCAGAGATGCCCTAGTCTTTACGGACCTAGAAACTGAACTCCGTCTTTTATCGCAAAgcaccaaaactggtctatgcgtggcttgttggcctaccagattaagcttaaattattgcttttaataagTTCATAACTAGGTCTATAACATATATTCGtgagactttttttaaatttttaccgtATGTATTCAAAGTATTACCCATCTGGCGCTGTAACATTCTCACATCTTTCTGACAATTTGACATAGCGGCCAAAAAGCAATCAAGACAATTTTCGATATCGTGTTCTGATGTGAACTATATTCCGGGGAGAGCTTTCTGCATCGATTGGAAGAAATGGCAGTCAGATGGCGTCTGGGTCTAGTCTGGTCTAGTCTTCCCGTTGTTTACCAAGtagattttatccatttttaaaACTTGAGGCGGAGCGTTGTTATGATGAAAAATTATTGCCTCGTCTCTAGGCGCGAGTTTCGGACGTTTCGCGGCAATCATTCGCTTCAATTTGATGGGTTGTTGTCAGTAGCATTCTCATTTATGCTTTTACTCCATTTTATAAGTTCATAATACAGCTCGCCCTTCTGATAGCACCAAATATAGAACATTACCTTGGTTAGCTTCGTGGATATTTGGCTTTGCCGTTGACcgtttgccaaatttcatttatgatttttttggttttacggTTGTCACCCGTCACAATCTGATACAAAAATTCGTCGACctttgtatacaagtatatgctaCATTTTTGTCACAGTCATTGCTTTTCATTAAAAACAGTTTTACACTCATCTCTTACAGATATAAGTTATGGTTACGTGATAGACCAACAACCCATCGGCCGTATTTTGTTTCGGCAATTTTGTGAAAGCAAACGGCCGATATATTTTCGGTATATTTCGTTCCTGGATGAAGTGCAGCGGTGAGTATGAAATGCACCACAATTCATatcattatgtatgtatataccaattATTAGAATTTCGTTTTTGCTCTCCTCCAATGCGAAATTTAGATACGACGTGGAGTACGATGAGAATCGTATCGCCATTGCGGTCGACATTGGACGACGTTTTCTGGCTATTGACACGCCAACCGCGCTAAATAACGGCATTTGCGATATCGGCGATGTCATACGATCGGCGAATGAGAATACAGTTGATGACGACGATGCCAACAACACAAGTTCCGCCATTGAGAATAACACTGCTGCAGAGACTGAAAATCACAATAATACCACCGCCATTAATAGCAGCAGCAATAATCACAAAAACTACGAGCATCACAATGGCGATGAGCACAACAGTGGCAGCAAGCAACAACAGAAACATGTATTGAGCGATGGCAGTGCGACACATGATGCCGGCGGCTCTGGTGGCGGTGACAGTGGTGTGGATGCGGGCGATACAGTTGGTGGCGGCAGCGGCGAAGGTAGTGGCGGTGGGGGAGGTGGTGACGACACCGGCGGCGGTGACCTAAACAAGGATAGCAGTAATTGCCATTATAGTCCGGGTGTGGGCAAATTGAATCCCGCTACCGGCGATGAACTGGTGCTGGACGTGCTCAATGATGATCTTATTGCGCGAGTGCGTGACAAGATCACGAGCGGGAATAAAGAACTCTTCGAACCGTGCGTAACGGCTGTGAAGGCTTTCCTGGCCGGTGAACCATTTCAAGAGTTTGAGACTTCAATGTATTTCCATCGGTGAGTGTGTGgtgaaaagaaatttatttaatatatgttaTTATACTTTTGAGTCGTAAAGACAATCTAGAGCTCGCGAAAAAGTCCTTACTTCAATAGATTATTCTGGGGGTAATCAAATAGAATCAAATTTATCTCTCTCTCTCAGGATTTATTAAACAGTAATTTGTGTCTGTAAAAAGATTTATAAAGACCCGGTCTTCAGCATCTCAATTTTCAAGAAAGTCTCGACGAGTAACTATTCCAGCTGCCCATATTATCTGAAACTAAGTTAAAAACGACATCTTAAACAATGTAACTGTAAAGCTTTCAAATCTTAGGTGGATACGTGTGATAGTCCGAGGACCATAGTGACCCGATTTCACAGGAGAAGTTTTGAGGCTTCAGTTTCTCGGTGATCACCTTTTCATTCgacaaaaatttcttcccaACGGGAATTCATTTGAGATCTGGGAACAGGAAATAGCCGCTGAGGACCAGATCTGAAGAATATGGTGGGTACGGAAACAATTCGAaccaatttatggatttttaccACCGTTATCACTACTTGTGACatggtgcattgtcttggtgaaacagcactttctttttcttcaaatgacgCTTTTGACGGTCCTTCCTTTCTCAAGGTGGTCAACAAAAACTGTTTCATGCGCACCCCAAACTACAGACGCCAAAACCTTGCCAGCCGAGTcttgcgttttttcacgctttggACCGGGTTCATCGGTGCAGCCCACTGACTGTCGATTGAACTTCGAAGTGAAATGATGGatccatgtttcatccattgtcacatatcgacgcaaaaactcggaTTTAGTACGCctaaacatctccaaacaccGCTCCGAATCATCAGCTCGTCGTtgcttttggtcaaaagtgagctcgcccGGCACCCACTTGGCATACAGCTTTCTCCTACCCAAATATTTGTCAATAATATGATGTACACATTCAATTAATATCAtaagagtgcctgctatctcgaacaacttcattttacggtaatccaaaattattttgtcgattttttttgtgttttcctcGGTAACAACGGCTTTTGGGCAACCACTGAGCTCaacgtcttcggtgctcatttcaccacgtcaaaatttagaaataccaaTCCtcgatggttgattttcctgagGAAGTGTCCgtaaactcgtcatcaagccaagcTTTTCCTTCAACCTGATATCTAAAGCAGCGCTACAATTTCCCAagtgctgccatacaaactgtcgaatcaaaattaagttcctgtatggaatattttgtatttatgaagggtTTAATGCATCAGGCAAACAAAGTTAACGtatattcttgtttttttttttagcccCAAATCCTTTAAACATAGGTTGCTAGGCGAATAttgcgaattttttttatcatttatgcAGAAGCCCTCCATAATTGCATTGGCAAAACAATGAATAGCTAttcttatgtatttacatatataaagaaataaatacacttgtacgtacatatacgtatgtatgtattagcaCTCTcttgtgtataaataaaattgaattgaaaaaacgCTCAAGCACTTTCTATTATCTATTAATACTAAGCGATTTGCGTAAGAGGGATTTcccagtaaaaaaatattttgaatacataCAGAGACGCATACATTCGCATTTGTATTTAAGTGAGCACTTGCACGAACGTGCCCGCTCATATCATAAATACCTTATATCGCTGTACACATTGGCTATTATTTGTCGTCGTCAATCGCATAAAACAGCTGTGTAAATTATGGTATGCCATTTAAatggaaatagaaaaatattttcttaaattagaTTAGCTAAAAATGCTCACATCGCTGTTTGCGCGACAAATGCCGTACAAATGGCACCTGCATTTGCCCATAACCATGCAGACATACAGGCATggacaaaaaaatagaaacaactTATCTGCTAATTAGTTAAGGGGACATGTTAAggtattcataaaatttaaagtaagTTCCGTTAACTAGTAGTAACAATAATGCAATTGGTCCaaattggcttttaaaaagtgatccattttgaggttccttacttttttgaagaaaaaacacattaacttgaaattagaaaatgtttattatgaaAGAGCATTCCcaggcatttttttttttgttttgaagtttatctctttcaaatattggccgcggttACCTCTCTGATACTCCATtcgttaagtccaattttcgatgattcgttcgagtatttcgactagtaactggcgaatgacacgcgtgatgtttacTTCCaatgcctgaatcgaagcgaggtTGTCCGcaaagactttagactttacataaccCAAGAGGAAAAAGTCGAACGGTGTGATACGagtatcacacgatcttggtggtcaatcgaccagGCCAAAAAgggaaattatctgctcaccgaagtgttctctcaatagaTCAATTGATTGATGCAAAATGTGGGAAGTGGctccatcttgttgaaaccaaatgtcgccgagattacgagcttcaatttcaggcatcaaatagtcggttatcatggcgcgataatggtcgccagtgacgattacgttctcaccggcatcatttttggaTGATATGGACCGATAAATCCAACGGACCActaaccacaccaaaccgttgttttttctgtatgaaatggaAGCTCTTGAACCGCTCATGTTGCTCTTCGACccaaattttgcttgtttccatagtcattgagccagaaatcgctgaacaaaatttggctcgaaaaagtGAGATCTTCTCAGAACTTTTCAAGTGCGCTTGGGAAGGTCgtgcggtttcagttcttgcacaagctgtattttgtacccTTTCAAAACTCGCCAAGTCGTTTCATTCGTCAAACCGAGTTGCTGTAaacggcgccaaatcgactcttTACGGTCTAcgcgtacactctcagctacggctgccatatttttttcactgcgtgctggccGTGTTCTATTCGATCgagtattatccaataatggCTGCTGGGTCTTAAGggagtattctggtctagaagcatgaatgtaaaaaatttcaaaaattatgagctgacgaagtgggggggtCTCTagaaatttccacgtgaccatacccatgatttcaaccctcctagttatctgaaaccaaaaaaaaaaagattattaatctagaataatgtcgcaatggcaggaactacggaaaagtaggaaaatttttttttcacgaaatggcgactgcctgaattttttttggatcactttttctgactatttagaattttttaaaaataatataaaaaaaaattggggatgggactagttccaaccatagacaagcctataaagactctataaaaatttcaagtaaatcggtccagtagaacctgagaaatcgtgggtatcgttccgaaaaagtcagctttgagaaaaacgcgtttaaaggttcgcgtaaagtcttttgttcgattagttccggccgaaccagtttggatgccgggtcagaaaaatgtctatatctccgaaaataatttgaattttggaaaaacctcttgtacacatattcttgaatagttaaactttgaaaataaaaaaaaatttcgattttttttaatttctataccagaatacccccttaagataAGTGATGGCGTTGCGAATAGTATTGATATTGAAAGTGTTGAATTGTGAATCGACTGAAAAGTTCGAACCGTTTcaaataaaacattattttttggaaaatcaacgATTTCATTATTCAACAAAGTCAGCATCAAGAGCGAATCATTGTTTATAGCGATCTTCCAGCTGTGGATTATAAGTTAGGTTAGTTTCGATGACTGATCCTCAAGGCGAAGATCGTGAAACCATAAAGCAATATAACTCATGTATTCAATCttataaatcgacaaagcgctttgtatAATTCCTAATCCCCGCAGCTCAGTGGGATATCTGAAAATGTGAGCCCAAAAGTGTTAAAGCCTTGATCTTGCAAACGCGTGGCATTCAAACGCTTGGCAAATTCAAGAAGTCTAGAGACGGCTAGTCTTACTTGCAAACAACTCACTGAATCTCTTGCGATGGCTTTTGGGTCAAACGGAGTACAATTTATGGTAGTCTACACATTTCCTATGCTCGGTTTGTCTATGAGTTGGTCTCCTATGGTCATTATAGGGCGTTCAAAATAAATtcggaaaaattttacattacatTTATGGACATTCGGCTAAATACTGCCAAATTGTTTGATgttgtttttcttcttttcttcaaAAGTGCTCTAAACACAATTATATGTCCTAACTAGGTGTAGCGTTCTGCTGCAAATCAAagatacatacttgtatatacttacatacatatgtatcgaaAATGTATTGCTGCCAACAAGTATGACataattgcattttaaaataatcCACTTCCACCTCTCACAACACAGTTATTTGCAATGGAAATGGCTCGAGGCGCAACCCATCACCTACAAAACGTTTCGCATGTATCGCGTATTGGGCAAAGGTGGCTTCGGCGAGGTCTGTGCATGTCAGGTAAGTGCCCAGAACAAACGGAACTataacatacaaacacatacacacacctacAAGCTATGCGAGTCTTCGAGTTGTGTAAAAGTGTAAACTATGCAAATAGAATGCAAATCCCATTTTTATGGCGCTCATGTTTTACAATGAAAATACGAGTgccatagaaatatttttttctattcgtatgtatgtagttacacACTACTTTCTCGTCGCATTCGTGTaccattttttggtttcacaTCTTTTATCGTTTCtcttctgtttttgttgtttttaggtACGTGCAACTGGAAAAATGTACGCCTGCAAAAAGCTCGAGAAGAAACGCATAAAAAAGCGCAAGGGTGAATCGATGGTGCTCATAGAGAAACAGATTTTGCAGAAAATCAATTCCCGATTCGTTGTTAATTTGGCGTACGCGTACGAGACGAAGGATGCCCTCTGCCTAGTGCTAACGATCATGAATGGTGAGTTATTAGAACATTTGATTTTTGGTAAATAACCGTTATTTTTAATGCATGATGTGCCCCAGCTGTAGTCGAAAATTGTGGAAAGGATAAGTGTGATATGATTCGAGagattttcgttttctttttaagAGCCATctattttcgttattttataaAGTATGTTACAAATTTTACAGATAGGAGAATTGAGTAGGTTGctcttattttttacaatttgggAGAAAAATATGACAAGAAAGtaaagctacatatatgtatatcttctttattggctcggcttacgcggttatagtcgagtttagaAAAGCGTgtccgctgtctcttaattcgctgaactaagtcaGTGTTgtcgtacatctcgtacagctcatcttcCTATCAactgcggtattcgtcgttgccaCCAATGACCAAAGGTCCATAAATGTTTTGCAGAACCTTTCTATCGAAAACTATTAACGCCGATTCAGCAGATGTTGTCATTATCCAATCCTCTGTACCATACAGCAGAATGTgcatgatgagtgacttgtggagtttggtctttgttcatcgtGGGAGAACtaaacttctcaattgccttctcAGTCCGGATTAGcacatgttggcaagagttattagAGTTGGAGTTAgagttggatttcaaggctgactttatcggtggtgttaatactggttccaagatagacgaaattatctacggcttcgaagttataactatcaacagtgacgtgggagtcaagtcgtgagtgcgatgaccgtttgtttgatgacaagagatatttcgtcttgtcctcgttcactaccagacccattttcttcgctttcttatccagtctggagaattCAGAACTAACGTCGGATTGTTGAgaccaataatatcaatatcatcggcatacgccagaagaatgtaccttctctattcagatctgcagttcgaattattttctctagaagtacattgaagaagtcacacgatagaaGGTCCcgttgtctgaaaccttgcttggtatcgaaaggctcggagaagtcctttccgatcctgacggagcttttggtgttgcttacacagccgtattatttTTGCGGGGTATCAGACATGGCTACATAAAGGCCgcaccttttcgtgctgtcaaaaagGTTGGTGTGTCCTCGATCCTCTTTTAACGGTTCGgtttcaagatttggcgtataGCGAatatcagttgttgattttccaggtctaacgccacactgataaggtgaagccatccaatcagtttgttgacgatgggcttcaGTCTTTTACACAGAGCGGTCCATAGAACCTTATTTGTGATGTTGAGGAGGTAGCGCAAATTGTGGAGTCTCAACTTTTGGTGAATTAGGCAGAGCACCCTTAAAATTCCATTAAAGGGCACGCCTTCGTCCGACCTTATGCTACAAAGAAGCTgagttccttatcagttcttcgccaccgtaaTTGCattttgaacttcttcatggtcgagcaatggaacggccgcttcatcgtcatcgattggggaatcgggttcaccatctcctggtgttatgctttcactgccattcagcaggttggaaaAGTGGCCccccataatttcagtatactctgggcatcagtcactagatcacctgtgggggttctacaagggaTGTCTGATCTTTGCGAAATTGTTAGAAACTGCCTAGCCAATGAGCTGGCAAGATTGTCATTCGATTGGAAATTCGCTGGGTCTCCATTGTTCTTTTGCGTTTTAGCGCTGGATCTTACAATTCGCGTGGGCTTAGCAGGCGCTCGTCAATTGTCAGCATTTATGCAAGATCCTTCTGGATTAGAGTACTACGCGGGAGATCCACTAAATCCACTATCGTAGAGATTATTTTCTCAATATCACGAGGAAGTAAAGCTACACTTGTTTGGCTCAGTCCAAACCAGTCCGCATCCATGCGGTAAGGCTAAAAATATTGTCGGAGGTAGATTGTCTAAGTTGTATTAAGGAAGCTAATCGACAGATATCTCTTTGCTGTTCATAAATGTCGGTTAAAGTAGAAACaaccataaattatttttgtttgtttaatgtgtatgttattgcatatattttattttttcattctcATTTCACCTTTAATACCTCCATAGGCGGTGACTTGAAATTCCATATCTATAATATGGGTGGCGATCCGGGCTTCGAAATGGTGCGAGCACGTTTCTACGCTGCCGAAGTCGTCTGCGGACTGGAACATCTACACCAACAGGGTATTGTATATCGAGATTGTAAACCGGAGAATATATTGCTGGACGATCACGGGCATGTGCGAATATCAGATTTAGGATTAGCCGTCGAAATACCGGAGGGTGATTTGGTGCGCGGGCGTGTTGGTACAGTGGGTAAGTACGCAAAGCTTTTGGTCtcttaatatttatgtttacttATGTGTTTATGCTTAATTGTGCTGCAGGTTACATGGCTCCAGAAGTGATCGACAATGAAAAATACTCATTCTCACCGGATTGGTTCAGTTTCGGTTGTTTGTTATACGAGATGATCGAAGGTCAGGCGCCATTCCGCATGCgcaaagagaaggtgaaacgcgAAGAGGTCGATCGGCGTGTGAAGGTGAGTCGAAAAATCATTAATGAGAATATTCTACAAAGTTTGCCTAACCTCatgtttgtttctttttgaatattttaggAGGACAATGAAAAGTATTCTAGCAAATTTAGTGATGAGGCCAAATCATTATGTCAGCAGCTGCTCGCTAAATCCATAAAAGTACGACTTGGCTGTCGAAATGGTCGCTACGGTGCGCGTGAAGTAAAATTACATCCATTCTTCAACTGTATTAACTGGAAACGGCTGGAGGCAGGCATGGTGAAGCCGCCCTTTGTACCAGATGTAAGTATGacacatttattttaagaaataatgttCGCCATACagattcgaa
The sequence above is drawn from the Bactrocera tryoni isolate S06 chromosome 1, CSIRO_BtryS06_freeze2, whole genome shotgun sequence genome and encodes:
- the LOC120772315 gene encoding G protein-coupled receptor kinase 2 isoform X1 → MELENIVANTVYLKAREGGSDSNKGKSKKWRKILQFPHISQCIHLKDKLDISYGYVIDQQPIGRILFRQFCESKRPIYFRYISFLDEVQRISFLLSSNAKFRYDVEYDENRIAIAVDIGRRFLAIDTPTALNNGICDIGDVIRSANENTVDDDDANNTSSAIENNTAAETENHNNTTAINSSSNNHKNYEHHNGDEHNSGSKQQQKHVLSDGSATHDAGGSGGGDSGVDAGDTVGGGSGEGSGGGGGGDDTGGGDLNKDSSNCHYSPGVGKLNPATGDELVLDVLNDDLIARVRDKITSGNKELFEPCVTAVKAFLAGEPFQEFETSMYFHRYLQWKWLEAQPITYKTFRMYRVLGKGGFGEVCACQVRATGKMYACKKLEKKRIKKRKGESMVLIEKQILQKINSRFVVNLAYAYETKDALCLVLTIMNGGDLKFHIYNMGGDPGFEMVRARFYAAEVVCGLEHLHQQGIVYRDCKPENILLDDHGHVRISDLGLAVEIPEGDLVRGRVGTVGYMAPEVIDNEKYSFSPDWFSFGCLLYEMIEGQAPFRMRKEKVKREEVDRRVKEDNEKYSSKFSDEAKSLCQQLLAKSIKVRLGCRNGRYGAREVKLHPFFNCINWKRLEAGMVKPPFVPDPHAVYAKDVLDIEQFSTVKGVNIDDSDTNFYSKFNTGSVSISWQNEMMETECFRELNVFGVDDSPTPDLLINAVPEPEKAGCFPFRRKKKQPLRTQPIPIPEHLLTTSHSVSSTTVES
- the LOC120772315 gene encoding G protein-coupled receptor kinase 2 isoform X2; the protein is MELENIVANTVYLKAREGGSDSNKGKSKKWRKILQFPHISQCIHLKDKLDISYGYVIDQQPIGRILFRQFCESKRPIYFRYISFLDEVQRYDVEYDENRIAIAVDIGRRFLAIDTPTALNNGICDIGDVIRSANENTVDDDDANNTSSAIENNTAAETENHNNTTAINSSSNNHKNYEHHNGDEHNSGSKQQQKHVLSDGSATHDAGGSGGGDSGVDAGDTVGGGSGEGSGGGGGGDDTGGGDLNKDSSNCHYSPGVGKLNPATGDELVLDVLNDDLIARVRDKITSGNKELFEPCVTAVKAFLAGEPFQEFETSMYFHRYLQWKWLEAQPITYKTFRMYRVLGKGGFGEVCACQVRATGKMYACKKLEKKRIKKRKGESMVLIEKQILQKINSRFVVNLAYAYETKDALCLVLTIMNGGDLKFHIYNMGGDPGFEMVRARFYAAEVVCGLEHLHQQGIVYRDCKPENILLDDHGHVRISDLGLAVEIPEGDLVRGRVGTVGYMAPEVIDNEKYSFSPDWFSFGCLLYEMIEGQAPFRMRKEKVKREEVDRRVKEDNEKYSSKFSDEAKSLCQQLLAKSIKVRLGCRNGRYGAREVKLHPFFNCINWKRLEAGMVKPPFVPDPHAVYAKDVLDIEQFSTVKGVNIDDSDTNFYSKFNTGSVSISWQNEMMETECFRELNVFGVDDSPTPDLLINAVPEPEKAGCFPFRRKKKQPLRTQPIPIPEHLLTTSHSVSSTTVES